The Desulfovibrio psychrotolerans genomic interval CGGGCACGTCCGGGTTGCCAAGGCTGAAGTCGCACACCGCGTCTGCGCCGTACTGCTTTTTCATGGCGATGCCGGCTTCGAACATTTTGCGGATCCACGAGGAATTTTCGATGAACCCGGAAATCTGCTGGGAAAGAAGCGTCATGGAATACCTCTGAAACGGTCTTCTTGGTTGCTGGGGAGGCGGTGCAGGCCGTTGCACGCCGCATGGATGCGTTATGTATATGTTTGGATAGGGCAAGCCGTGCGCAATGTCCAGATGCTCCGCACAAGGATATGCGGTGCGCCTCAGGCGGTGTAATTGCCCCGATGACGGCAATACCCGTGCTTGACGTGAACGGACGGATAGATTATCAAGAATGAAAATCATTAAGAAGGCGCGAGAGACCTGGCTCGTTGACCGCCTAGCAACCTGACAGCCCGCCCGCATGTGCGGTGCCGGCCCAAGGTGCTACTGCCAGCCCGGTTCCGGGACCGATGAGGAAATACGCCATGACCCCTCTCACAGCCTCAATTCTCCCCCTTGCAGACGCTTCCCTGCCGCATGTGCTGGCCTCTTCACTGGTGGCTGCCGTGCTCGGCCTTGCTGCCGCCGTGCTGGGAATAGCCGCTGCCGCCTCCCGTCCGCAGGCCCAGCCTGTTCCCGTGCGCGTGCCGCGCCGCAGTGCGCCTTCCCGCCATGAAGGTGGCGGACGTGGCGAAGAATCTCCCTTCGGGCGGCGAATGCCCTAAGGGCCCCGTGCCCGCATAACGCGCCCTTCCTGCCGGAAGCCCCGGCGCGTTGCTCTCTCCCTGCGCAAACAAATACGCTTCTACGGAATGACGCCCATATCTCCCCATGCCGGGAGAAATGGTGTAGGCTGTCCGTATTCCTGTCCGGTCTTGATTGGTCCAGACCGGGCTGGCACGGCGTATCGGGTTTTATCCGGCGGCATCCGGTCTTCTCCGGTTCCCGGTACCGATACTCCTGGGCCAGATGCTGGCAGCCAAAACGCCGTATATATGGCCGTATGACCAACCTCGGCCTGCCACGGCAGCCACGGCCAGCCAAGGATACACAAGGCGGACAAGAACAACCGCATAACGAGAACATCATGATACAACAAACAGATACAGATATTCCCGCACAGCCGGAGCCCGCCAACGGCGCAAGGCTGTTTGTGCTGCCGGAACCGCTGGTCTTCCGCAGCGGCGCGGTGCTGGACCATGCGCAACTGGCGTATGAAACCTTCGGCACCCTTTCGCCCGCGCGGGACAACGCCGTGCTCATCTGCCATGCCCTCACAGGCGATTCCCACGCGGCCAACCACACAACGGACAGCGCGGGAACAGGTGCAGACCGCCCCGGCTGGTGGGATGAATACGTGGGGCTGGGCAAGCCCGTGGACACGGACCGGTTCTTTGTCATCTGCTCCAACATTCTGGGCAGCTGTTACGGTTCCACGGGACCCGCAAGCGTGAACCCCGCCACGGGCAGATCCTACGGGCTGGATTTTCCCGTGGTGACCATATCAGACATGGTGGCGGCGCAGCATGCGCTGGTCAGCCATCTCGGCATTCCCCGGCTGCGTGCCGTGCTGGGCGGTTCGCTGGGCGGCATGCAGGTGCTGGAATGGGCTGCACGGTATCCGCATATGGTGGAGGCCGCCGTACCCATTGCCACCACCACGCGGCATTCGGCGCAGGCCATCGCCTTCAATGAGGTGGCGCGGCAGTCCGTGATCTCCGACCCCAACTGGAAGCACGGCGACTACTACGGCGGCGCGGCCCCCGATCTGGGACTGGCCGTGGCGCGTATGATAGGGCACATCACCTATCTTTCAGACGAGTCCATGCATGTGAAGTTCGGACGCAACCTGCAGGACAGGGAACGGCTTTCCTTCAACTTCGAGACGGATTTTCAGGTAGAGAGCTACCTGCACCATCAGGGGCGCAAGTTCGTGCAGCGGTTTGATGCAAACTGCTTCCTGTACGTGACCAAGGCGGCGGACTACTTCGATATGGAACTGGACAACCCGCAGGGCTATGCCGCGCAGGCCTTTGCCCGCACCCATACGCGGTTTCTGGTGGTCTCGTTCACGTCTGACTGGCTGTATCCCACCTATCAGTCGCGGGAACTGGTGGCGCACCTGCAAGGGGCGGGTGCGGAAGTGAGCTTCTGCGAGATAACGGAAAAATGGGGGCATGATGCGTTTCTGCTGCCCAACGAGCGGTTCAGCGACATACTGGGAGGATTTTTGCGCCATGTCTGAAAACAACGGCAACACGGCACTGCGCTTTGACCAGCAGGTCATCGCCTCGTGGATAGATCCGGGCAGCCGCGTGCTGGACGTGGGCTGCGGCGACGGTTCGCTGCTGGGCTACCTTGTGCGCGAAAAAGGGGTGCGCGGCAGCGGCATAGAACTGGATGAGGCAGCCGCCGTGCGGTGCATAGCACAGGGGCTGAGCGTGGTGCAGGGCAACGTGAACGAGGAACTGCCCCACTATCCGGACAACGCCTTTGATTATGTGATCGTAAGCCAGACCCTGCAACAGGTGCACCGTCCCTCGCGTATGCTGGAGCACCTGCTGCGCGTGGGCAGGCACGGCATCGTCAGTTTTCCCAACTTCGGCTACTGGCGGGTGCGGTGGCAGGCCATGTTCGGCGGCAGGGCTCCCAAGACTAAAGAGCTGCCTTTTGAATGGCACGATACCCCCAATATCCGCGTGCTGACGCTGGAAGATTTCCGGCATTATGCGCGCGAGATCCCCTTCCGCATCATGCGCGAGGCGGCAGTGACCATGCCCTGCGGAACCCTGTTTCCCCGGCATGTAACGCTGCTGCCGAATATCCGGGCATCGTACGGGGTGTTCATGATAGAACGTCCGCATAACCACACCGCAAACGACAGGAGCATACAGTCATGACAACCGGCCATCGTTTCGAAACCAAGGCCCTGCACGCAGGGTTCACGGCAGACAGCACAAACGCCCGGGCCAT includes:
- the metW gene encoding methionine biosynthesis protein MetW, translating into MSENNGNTALRFDQQVIASWIDPGSRVLDVGCGDGSLLGYLVREKGVRGSGIELDEAAAVRCIAQGLSVVQGNVNEELPHYPDNAFDYVIVSQTLQQVHRPSRMLEHLLRVGRHGIVSFPNFGYWRVRWQAMFGGRAPKTKELPFEWHDTPNIRVLTLEDFRHYAREIPFRIMREAAVTMPCGTLFPRHVTLLPNIRASYGVFMIERPHNHTANDRSIQS
- the metX gene encoding homoserine O-acetyltransferase MetX; this encodes MIQQTDTDIPAQPEPANGARLFVLPEPLVFRSGAVLDHAQLAYETFGTLSPARDNAVLICHALTGDSHAANHTTDSAGTGADRPGWWDEYVGLGKPVDTDRFFVICSNILGSCYGSTGPASVNPATGRSYGLDFPVVTISDMVAAQHALVSHLGIPRLRAVLGGSLGGMQVLEWAARYPHMVEAAVPIATTTRHSAQAIAFNEVARQSVISDPNWKHGDYYGGAAPDLGLAVARMIGHITYLSDESMHVKFGRNLQDRERLSFNFETDFQVESYLHHQGRKFVQRFDANCFLYVTKAADYFDMELDNPQGYAAQAFARTHTRFLVVSFTSDWLYPTYQSRELVAHLQGAGAEVSFCEITEKWGHDAFLLPNERFSDILGGFLRHV